In Arthrobacter sp. QXT-31, one genomic interval encodes:
- a CDS encoding ISL3 family transposase, producing MNNSMSCSHGRWCTRADTLLGVEGIHISSVTATGAGLVLGVETGEDVTGCPDCGVVAVGHGRRPVRLHDIPCFGRPVRLLWAKRVWRCPDPDCPRTTFTEEHPMAVSRAKLTTRAVGWATDALQRFDTSVSALAHQLGVSWHTIWDAVRVEASRRIAATDRLTGVDALGVDEHVWSHIGPPGSGMVTGIVDHTRDAHGVVHARLLDLVPGRSGKAYADWLKERGTGFTAGIKTAALDPFRGYANAIRDELPEAITVLDAFHVVKLGSAMVDEVRRRVQQDTLGHRGRKGDPLYGIRRTLQIGAEHLTDKQAARLDAKLTLGDPDHEVSLAWQCYQKLRNIYHARPEKGRQLVSEVMAQFPTCPIPEVARLGRTLKQWKAAILAYFDTFGASNGPTEAINGVIETTRRIARGFRNFTNYRLRCLLAAGGHRPYRINQTNHA from the coding sequence TTGTTCCCACGGCCGGTGGTGCACGCGCGCGGATACGCTGCTCGGTGTTGAGGGCATCCACATCAGCTCTGTCACGGCGACCGGGGCCGGCCTCGTTCTGGGCGTCGAGACCGGGGAAGACGTCACCGGTTGTCCGGACTGCGGCGTCGTTGCCGTGGGCCACGGCCGCCGGCCGGTCCGGCTCCACGACATCCCGTGTTTCGGCCGGCCGGTGCGGCTGCTCTGGGCGAAGCGCGTCTGGCGATGCCCGGACCCTGACTGCCCCAGAACGACGTTCACCGAGGAGCATCCAATGGCGGTATCCCGAGCGAAACTCACGACCAGGGCAGTCGGGTGGGCGACCGATGCGCTGCAGCGTTTCGACACCTCGGTTTCCGCTCTGGCCCATCAGCTCGGCGTTTCGTGGCACACCATCTGGGACGCTGTCCGAGTGGAAGCCTCCCGCCGGATCGCAGCGACGGACCGGCTGACAGGGGTGGACGCGCTCGGGGTTGATGAGCACGTCTGGTCCCACATCGGCCCACCGGGATCCGGCATGGTCACCGGGATCGTGGACCACACGCGCGACGCCCACGGTGTGGTGCACGCCAGGTTGCTGGACCTTGTCCCGGGCCGGTCCGGGAAGGCCTACGCCGACTGGCTCAAAGAGCGCGGGACCGGGTTCACCGCCGGAATCAAAACGGCTGCGCTGGATCCCTTCCGCGGCTACGCCAACGCGATCCGCGACGAGCTGCCCGAAGCCATCACCGTCCTGGATGCCTTCCATGTCGTGAAGTTAGGCTCAGCCATGGTCGATGAGGTCCGCCGCCGGGTCCAGCAGGACACCCTCGGGCACCGCGGCCGCAAGGGCGATCCGCTCTACGGCATCCGCCGGACCTTGCAGATCGGGGCCGAACACCTCACCGACAAACAGGCCGCCCGGCTCGACGCGAAGCTCACCCTCGGGGACCCGGACCACGAAGTCAGCCTGGCCTGGCAGTGCTACCAGAAGCTCCGAAACATCTACCACGCCAGACCGGAGAAGGGCCGCCAACTCGTCAGCGAGGTGATGGCCCAATTCCCGACCTGCCCGATCCCGGAAGTCGCCCGGCTCGGCAGGACACTCAAACAATGGAAGGCAGCGATCCTGGCCTACTTCGACACCTTCGGCGCCTCCAACGGCCCCACCGAAGCGATCAATGGGGTCATCGAAACCACCCGCAGAATAGCCCGCGGCTTCCGCAACTTCACCAACTACAGACTCCGATGCCTACTCGCAGCCGGCGGCCACCGCCCCTACCGAATCAACCAGACAAACCATGCCTAA